One Dromiciops gliroides isolate mDroGli1 chromosome 3, mDroGli1.pri, whole genome shotgun sequence DNA segment encodes these proteins:
- the LOC122748473 gene encoding zinc finger protein 2 homolog has translation MWLWISPRRSGASGPFSERAAQGGQMLENAQNLLSLGKDQDFPCFWDNYSFIVHQRIHNGEKPYGCNQCGKAFTRHSTLASHKRIHTGEKPYECHECGTAFSVRSYLIKHQRIHTGEKPYVCDQCGKTFRQRANLTVHQRIHSGEKPYECNQCGKAFTQHSHLIHHWSIHSGEKPYECNQCGKAFRCSFSFASHKRIHTGEKPYECDQCGKVFRRSTFQESVASKDVAVAFSPEEWT, from the exons atgtggctgtggatttCACCAAGGAGGAGTGGCGCCTCTGGACCATTCTCAGAAAGAGCTGCACAAGGAGGTCAGATGCTGGAGAATGCCCAGAACCTGCTCTCCCTGGGTAAGGACCAAGACTTCCCCTG TTTTTGGGACAACTATTCCTTTattgtacatcagagaatccacaatggagagaaaccttatggatgtaatcaatgtggaaaggctttcacaaggCACTCCACTCTTGCTTCACataagagaatccacactggagagaaaccttatgagtgtCATGAATGTGGTACAGCTTTTAGTGTACGCTCTTATCTgattaaacatcagagaatccacactggagagaaaccttatgtatgtgatcaatgtggaaag actttcagacaGCGAGCTAATCTTACTGTTCATCAGAGGatccacagtggagagaaaccttatgaatgtaatcaatgtggaaaagctttcacACAGCACTCTCATCTTATTCATCATTGGAGTatccacagtggagagaaaccatatgaatgtaaccaatgtggaaaagctttcagaTGCAGCTTCAGTTTTGCTTCACATAAGAGAATACACACTGGGGAGAAACCATATGAATGTGATCAATGTGGAAAAGTTTTCAGGAG GTCCACGTTTCAGGAATCAGTAGCAtccaaggatgtggctgtggccTTCAGCCCGGAGGAGTGGACCTAA